From Verrucomicrobia bacterium S94, the proteins below share one genomic window:
- the hydE gene encoding [FeFe] hydrogenase H-cluster radical SAM maturase HydE has translation MIEPILEKACLTGNLTRAEIAALLSITDETMLQMLFDTAYAVKAEQVGRVAYFRGLIECSNICIKDCYYCGIRRSNKQVERFLMDEEEIFKEAMWAYDAEYGSCVIQSGERQDEEYIAMIERVVKRIADATGGTLGITLSLGEQTEDVYTRWKEAGAHRYLLRIETTNPELYAKIHPEDHSMDVRRECLKALRRTGYQVGTGVMIGLPGQTMEDLANDILFLKEIDIDMIGMGPYIPHSDTPMGKEIPAYTDEEKKAALQLGLKMIAVTRLVLRDVNIAAATALQALEYTGREQGLKCGANVIMPNLTETEFRPKYQLYDNKPCIDENSSMCRGCLSGRIKGIGETIGFNERGDSLHYRKRTVQ, from the coding sequence ATGATAGAACCCATTTTAGAGAAGGCCTGCTTAACGGGAAATCTGACGCGTGCGGAGATTGCTGCGCTTTTGTCGATCACTGACGAGACGATGCTTCAGATGCTGTTTGATACGGCTTATGCGGTAAAGGCGGAGCAGGTGGGCCGGGTGGCTTATTTCCGGGGATTGATCGAGTGCAGTAATATCTGCATTAAGGACTGCTACTATTGCGGGATCCGGCGCAGTAATAAACAGGTTGAACGGTTTCTGATGGATGAAGAGGAGATCTTCAAAGAGGCGATGTGGGCTTATGATGCCGAATACGGGTCCTGTGTTATTCAGTCGGGCGAACGGCAGGACGAAGAATATATTGCCATGATCGAGCGTGTGGTGAAACGTATTGCCGATGCAACGGGTGGAACATTGGGGATTACGCTTTCGCTGGGCGAGCAGACCGAAGATGTTTATACGCGCTGGAAAGAGGCCGGTGCACATCGCTACCTCCTGCGCATTGAAACCACCAATCCGGAGCTTTATGCCAAAATACACCCGGAAGATCATTCGATGGATGTGCGCAGGGAGTGTCTGAAAGCTCTGCGCCGCACCGGATATCAGGTAGGCACCGGGGTGATGATAGGCCTGCCGGGGCAGACCATGGAGGATCTGGCCAATGACATCCTTTTTCTGAAAGAAATCGATATTGATATGATCGGCATGGGACCGTATATCCCGCATTCCGATACGCCGATGGGAAAAGAAATTCCGGCTTATACCGACGAAGAAAAAAAAGCGGCGCTGCAGTTGGGGCTTAAAATGATTGCTGTTACGCGTCTGGTTCTGCGTGACGTTAATATTGCGGCCGCCACAGCGCTTCAGGCATTGGAATATACCGGTCGCGAACAGGGCCTTAAATGCGGGGCCAACGTGATTATGCCGAATCTGACGGAAACGGAATTCCGGCCGAAATATCAGCTGTATGATAATAAACCCTGCATCGATGAAAATTCGTCGATGTGCCGGGGATGCCTGAGTGGGCGAATCAAAGGCATCGGGGAGACCATCGGGTTTAACGAGCGCGGGGATTCTCTCCACTATCGCAAGCGCACGGTACAGTAA
- a CDS encoding GxxExxY protein, whose translation MSIIFEKEGYQINGACFEVYKEKGCGFLEDVYQECLEIEFELQDIPFEARHPLTLDYKGRSLKKKYIPDFVCYGNIIVEVKAVQQIANEHRAQVQNYLKATGYKLGLIVNFGHYPKVQIERIAN comes from the coding sequence ATGAGTATTATTTTTGAAAAAGAAGGGTATCAGATCAACGGTGCATGTTTTGAGGTTTATAAAGAGAAAGGATGCGGGTTTTTAGAAGACGTATACCAGGAATGCCTGGAAATTGAATTTGAGTTGCAGGACATTCCCTTTGAGGCCCGGCATCCGTTAACACTTGATTACAAAGGGCGGTCGCTGAAGAAGAAATATATTCCCGACTTTGTCTGTTACGGAAATATTATTGTTGAAGTTAAAGCGGTTCAGCAGATTGCCAATGAACATCGGGCACAGGTTCAGAATTATCTGAAGGCTACAGGCTATAAGCTTGGGCTCATTGTTAACTTCGGGCATTACCCGAAAGTCCAAATTGAGAGGATCGCGAACTGA
- a CDS encoding DNA recombination protein RmuC, with protein sequence MITTVLLILVLVVLAVMLMLILTGNTKVNTRLDEFARQIGVQNDQGTERIKKLEDIFRGLEKDLRGDVESVRVRVDESLEKNARQFGERMRELVETNEKRLGEISGKVEERLDKGFEKTSRVFEDVLKRLVEIDKAQEKIAELSGNVVSLQEVLSDKRSRGAFGEVQLNALIANIMPENSFSLQHTFSNGVRADCVLFLPEPTGTICIDSKFPLESFQKMVDFNLGDADRKAAEQQFRQDIRKHIKDIASKYIIPGETSDGAMMFIPAEAIFAEIHARYPELVEEAQRARVWLTSPTTMMAVLTTSRAVLKDAATRKQVHIIQEHLVALSKDFERFQSRMDKLATHIGQANKDVGLVQTSAKKISTRFSRIEKVELEDEDFQALEEPDA encoded by the coding sequence ATGATTACAACGGTTTTATTGATTCTGGTTCTGGTCGTTCTCGCGGTGATGCTGATGCTGATACTTACCGGAAATACCAAGGTGAATACGCGTCTTGATGAGTTTGCCCGGCAGATCGGGGTTCAGAATGATCAGGGGACGGAGCGGATTAAAAAACTTGAGGATATTTTCCGGGGACTGGAAAAGGACCTGCGGGGCGATGTGGAGTCGGTTCGTGTGCGGGTGGATGAATCGCTGGAGAAAAATGCGCGGCAGTTCGGTGAGCGGATGAGAGAGCTGGTCGAAACTAACGAAAAGCGGCTGGGGGAAATCAGCGGCAAGGTTGAGGAGCGTCTGGATAAAGGGTTCGAAAAAACCAGCAGGGTTTTTGAGGATGTGCTGAAACGTCTGGTGGAGATTGATAAGGCGCAGGAGAAAATCGCGGAGCTTTCGGGGAATGTGGTTTCACTGCAGGAAGTGCTTTCTGATAAACGGTCGCGCGGTGCATTCGGTGAAGTGCAGTTGAATGCGCTGATTGCCAATATCATGCCGGAAAACAGCTTTTCGCTGCAGCATACGTTCAGTAACGGTGTACGTGCGGACTGTGTGCTTTTTCTGCCGGAACCGACCGGGACGATCTGCATTGATTCGAAATTTCCGCTGGAGAGTTTCCAGAAAATGGTTGATTTCAATCTGGGTGATGCGGATCGGAAAGCGGCGGAGCAGCAGTTCCGTCAGGATATCAGAAAACACATCAAAGATATTGCCTCGAAATACATTATTCCCGGGGAGACCTCAGACGGTGCAATGATGTTTATTCCGGCCGAGGCGATTTTTGCAGAAATTCATGCGCGCTATCCGGAGCTGGTGGAGGAGGCGCAGCGGGCGCGGGTCTGGCTGACGTCGCCGACGACGATGATGGCGGTGCTGACGACTTCGCGTGCCGTGCTGAAAGATGCGGCCACCCGCAAACAGGTGCATATTATTCAGGAGCACCTTGTGGCGCTTTCGAAGGACTTTGAGCGCTTTCAGAGCAGGATGGATAAGCTGGCGACGCATATCGGCCAGGCCAACAAGGATGTGGGGCTGGTGCAGACGTCCGCGAAAAAAATCAGCACCCGTTTTAGCAGGATTGAAAAGGTGGAGCTGGAAGACGAAGACTTCCAGGCATTGGAAGAACCGGATGCCTAG
- a CDS encoding SDR family oxidoreductase: protein MKNVLILGATSDMAQAIAKKYAAEGWSLTLGALEADLLEPIASDLKVRSGTEVLTFKFDATDFSGHRKCYESLPVKPDAVIACFGYMSDQEKVRNDVEDIRQTIDINFTGMATILSVIAEDFEQRGRGAIAAISSVAGDRGRQSNYIYGSAKAGLSAFLGGLRNRLAEKGVHVMTVKPGFARTKMTENLELPAALTASPEQIAEAVFQGLEKKKNVIYILWMWRWIMLIIRCIPEFVFKKMKM from the coding sequence ATGAAGAATGTTTTAATTTTGGGTGCGACGTCGGATATGGCTCAGGCGATTGCAAAGAAGTATGCGGCGGAGGGATGGAGTCTGACGCTAGGAGCGCTGGAGGCCGATCTGCTGGAACCGATTGCAAGCGATCTGAAGGTGCGGTCGGGTACGGAGGTGCTGACATTTAAATTTGACGCAACCGATTTTTCCGGCCATCGGAAATGCTATGAATCGCTACCGGTGAAACCCGATGCGGTGATTGCCTGCTTCGGATATATGAGCGATCAGGAAAAGGTGCGCAATGACGTTGAGGATATCCGGCAGACGATTGATATCAATTTTACGGGTATGGCGACGATACTCAGTGTGATTGCCGAGGATTTTGAGCAGCGCGGCCGAGGGGCCATTGCGGCGATCAGCTCGGTTGCAGGAGACCGCGGCCGGCAGAGCAATTATATTTACGGCAGTGCCAAAGCCGGCCTGTCGGCTTTTCTGGGCGGGCTGAGAAACCGGCTGGCTGAAAAAGGGGTTCACGTCATGACGGTGAAACCGGGATTTGCACGCACGAAAATGACGGAGAATCTGGAGCTTCCTGCGGCGTTAACCGCGAGCCCTGAACAGATTGCTGAAGCGGTTTTTCAGGGATTGGAAAAGAAAAAGAACGTGATTTATATCCTGTGGATGTGGCGCTGGATTATGCTGATTATCCGCTGCATTCCGGAATTCGTTTTCAAGAAAATGAAAATGTAA
- the hydG gene encoding [FeFe] hydrogenase H-cluster radical SAM maturase HydG → MSGLPKIDTEGLKSFIPDDEIFQWLEKTKHPDAERVREIIEKSLDKNRLDPEEMATLINADSPELVEEIFEGARELKRRIYGNRIVLFAPLYVGNECVNRCAYCGFRADNEEVHRKTLLNDELVAEVEALEDLGHKRLIMVYGEHPKYDAQYIHDTVKAVYAVKKEPGEIRRVNINAAPLDVDGFKTVKSAGIGTYQIFQETYHRETYAQVHQGGPKSDFLWRLHGLDRAMKAGIDDLGIGALLGLYDWRFETMALLYHTIHLEEKFNVGPHTISFPRLEPAIGTDIEALTKKHAVSDSDFKRLVAILRLAVPYTGLILTCREPTELRNEMLAFGVSQIDGGSSIGVGSYSNRDSESYKKSQFLLGDNRSLDEIIRELCNAGFIPSFCTGCYRKGRTGEHFMEFAIPGFVKRFCTPNAVLTFLEYLNDYASGETLAAGLKQIDRELEAMPESKAKDELRNRMQQVREGARDLYF, encoded by the coding sequence ATGAGTGGATTACCGAAGATTGATACCGAAGGGCTGAAGAGCTTTATCCCCGATGACGAGATTTTCCAATGGTTGGAAAAAACAAAGCATCCGGATGCGGAACGGGTGCGGGAAATTATTGAAAAATCGCTGGATAAAAACCGGCTTGATCCGGAGGAAATGGCGACGCTGATCAATGCGGATTCTCCGGAGTTGGTTGAGGAGATCTTCGAAGGGGCGCGCGAGCTGAAGCGCCGGATTTACGGAAATCGCATTGTACTTTTCGCTCCTCTGTATGTGGGGAACGAATGTGTGAACCGTTGTGCCTATTGCGGTTTCCGGGCGGATAATGAAGAGGTGCACCGGAAAACGCTTCTGAATGATGAGCTGGTGGCGGAAGTCGAGGCGCTGGAGGATCTCGGTCATAAACGTCTGATTATGGTTTACGGTGAGCACCCGAAATACGATGCGCAGTATATTCATGATACCGTGAAGGCGGTCTATGCCGTGAAAAAAGAGCCGGGCGAAATCCGGCGGGTGAATATTAATGCGGCGCCGCTGGATGTGGACGGTTTTAAAACTGTGAAATCCGCCGGCATCGGGACCTATCAGATTTTTCAGGAAACGTATCATCGTGAAACCTATGCGCAGGTTCATCAGGGCGGTCCGAAGTCGGATTTTCTCTGGCGGCTGCACGGTCTGGACCGGGCGATGAAAGCGGGTATTGATGACCTCGGCATCGGCGCGCTGCTGGGACTGTATGACTGGCGTTTTGAAACGATGGCTCTGCTTTATCATACGATACATCTCGAAGAAAAATTTAATGTCGGTCCGCATACGATTTCATTTCCGCGGCTGGAGCCGGCGATCGGGACGGATATTGAGGCGCTGACGAAAAAACATGCGGTGTCGGATTCGGACTTTAAACGGTTGGTGGCGATTCTGCGACTGGCGGTGCCGTATACCGGACTCATTCTGACATGCCGTGAGCCGACGGAGCTGCGGAATGAAATGCTGGCGTTCGGGGTGAGTCAGATTGACGGCGGATCAAGTATCGGCGTGGGGTCGTATTCGAATAGAGATTCGGAGTCGTATAAAAAAAGTCAGTTTCTATTGGGGGATAACCGCAGTCTGGATGAAATTATCCGCGAACTATGCAATGCCGGCTTTATTCCGTCGTTCTGCACCGGCTGCTATCGGAAGGGGCGGACCGGAGAGCATTTCATGGAATTTGCCATTCCCGGATTTGTGAAACGGTTCTGTACACCGAATGCGGTGCTTACGTTTCTGGAATATCTGAACGACTATGCTTCAGGCGAAACACTGGCGGCGGGGTTGAAGCAGATTGACCGGGAACTGGAGGCGATGCCGGAAAGCAAAGCCAAAGATGAGTTAAGAAACCGTATGCAGCAGGTACGCGAAGGGGCTCGTGACCTATATTTCTAA
- the hydF gene encoding [FeFe] hydrogenase H-cluster maturation GTPase HydF, producing MKTAPKSLRLHIALFGRTNVGKSSFLNLIAGQDVSIVSEQAGTTTDVVEKPMELLPIGPVVFMDTAGIDDTTALGEKRIDRTERVFDRADVILLLHEGTEVTEFEDRVAAKAEERRIPVIRIANKSDVSDLSGWSGISCNSTDSASRERVLSELKAELIKVCPDEFLQPPPLIGDLVKPGGLAMLIVPIDLQAPKGRLILPQVSTIRDALDNDAATLVCKEREYAHMLLMLNRKPDVAVCDSQMVLKMVADTPPEIPCTTFSILFARLKGDLRKFAMGAAAIDRLEPGDKVLIAESCSHHALEDDIGRVKIPRWLRQYVGIDLEVDVYAGHDFPDNLSEYKLAVQCGGCMQNRREVLSRIEKCEAAGVPITNYGLCIAQTQGVLRRVLSPFPAALTAYDEVMK from the coding sequence ATGAAAACAGCACCGAAAAGTTTAAGGCTTCATATTGCGTTGTTCGGGCGAACAAACGTGGGTAAATCGTCGTTTCTGAATCTGATTGCCGGGCAGGATGTTTCGATTGTTTCGGAGCAGGCGGGTACGACGACGGATGTGGTGGAGAAACCGATGGAGCTGCTGCCGATCGGTCCGGTGGTTTTTATGGATACAGCGGGGATCGATGATACGACGGCGCTGGGAGAAAAACGGATTGACCGAACTGAACGGGTGTTTGATCGGGCGGATGTGATTCTGCTGCTGCACGAAGGGACCGAAGTTACCGAATTTGAAGACCGGGTGGCGGCGAAGGCAGAGGAGCGCAGGATTCCGGTTATCCGTATTGCCAATAAGTCCGATGTGTCGGATCTGTCCGGGTGGTCCGGTATTTCCTGCAACTCCACGGATTCCGCTTCGAGAGAACGGGTGCTTTCGGAGCTTAAAGCGGAACTGATTAAAGTTTGTCCGGATGAGTTTCTGCAACCGCCGCCGCTGATCGGGGATCTGGTGAAGCCGGGCGGGCTGGCGATGCTGATTGTTCCGATTGATCTGCAGGCCCCGAAGGGACGGCTGATTCTGCCGCAGGTTTCGACGATCCGTGATGCGCTGGATAATGATGCGGCGACGCTGGTCTGCAAAGAGCGGGAATATGCGCATATGCTTTTGATGCTGAATCGGAAACCGGATGTGGCGGTCTGTGATTCGCAGATGGTGCTGAAGATGGTGGCGGATACGCCGCCGGAAATTCCGTGCACGACGTTTTCAATTCTGTTTGCGCGGCTGAAGGGCGATCTTCGAAAATTTGCGATGGGCGCGGCGGCGATTGACCGGTTGGAACCGGGCGATAAGGTGCTGATTGCGGAGTCGTGTTCGCATCATGCGCTGGAGGATGATATCGGGCGGGTGAAGATTCCGCGGTGGCTGCGTCAGTATGTAGGCATCGATCTGGAGGTTGATGTGTATGCCGGGCACGATTTTCCCGATAACCTGTCGGAATATAAACTGGCGGTGCAGTGCGGCGGCTGTATGCAGAACCGGCGGGAAGTGCTCAGCCGGATTGAAAAGTGTGAGGCGGCGGGGGTGCCGATTACAAACTACGGCCTGTGTATTGCGCAGACGCAAGGTGTGTTGCGACGGGTGCTGTCCCCGTTTCCGGCAGCGTTGACGGCTTATGATGAGGTGATGAAATGA
- a CDS encoding FAD-binding oxidoreductase, translating into MRKISDWGNYPVIEAEVNGFDTTEQLKRQLELPGDVIAFGNGRSYGDASLQDRVILTRRFNKFLSFDESTGELCCQAGVLLSEILDVFVPHGWFLPVTPGTKLITVGGAIAADVHGKNHHVDGSFGQHVLRMDIMRNDGSVISCSPTENAEFFNITVGGMGLSGIILNATFRLRKIETAYIKEETVRAANLEEIMDGFEMSEDWTYSVAWIDCLARGDAMGRSILMRGEHATTTDLVNQVHKNDPLTVKKGMHLGIPVNFPNFVLNPLSMKAFNFVYYNKTRPGKHEHVVDYNSFFYPLDAIADWNRIYGKRGFTQYQFVIPKAAGREGMRTILKRITDSGLGSFLAVLKLFGEQESFMSFPMAGYTLALDFPISVKAMSLFKELDAMVADYGGRLYLAKDSRMDAEMFEKTYPNADEFRQAIALLNEGGTRFASLQSKRIGITG; encoded by the coding sequence ATGCGAAAGATTTCTGATTGGGGGAATTATCCGGTTATCGAGGCTGAGGTAAACGGTTTTGATACAACGGAGCAGTTAAAACGGCAGCTGGAGCTGCCGGGGGACGTTATTGCTTTCGGCAACGGCCGGTCGTATGGAGATGCATCGCTGCAGGATAGGGTTATTCTTACGCGCCGGTTTAATAAATTTCTGTCATTTGATGAGTCGACCGGTGAACTGTGCTGCCAGGCCGGTGTGCTGCTGTCGGAAATTCTGGATGTCTTTGTGCCGCACGGCTGGTTTCTTCCGGTAACACCGGGAACGAAACTGATTACGGTGGGCGGTGCGATTGCCGCCGATGTACACGGGAAAAATCATCATGTGGACGGATCGTTCGGGCAGCATGTTCTCCGGATGGATATCATGCGTAACGACGGATCGGTGATTTCCTGTTCGCCGACAGAGAATGCGGAGTTTTTCAATATCACCGTCGGGGGCATGGGGCTGAGCGGAATTATTCTGAATGCAACGTTCAGGTTGCGGAAAATCGAGACGGCCTACATTAAAGAGGAAACTGTCCGGGCGGCGAATCTGGAAGAGATTATGGACGGGTTCGAAATGTCGGAGGACTGGACCTATTCGGTGGCCTGGATTGACTGTCTGGCCAGGGGCGATGCAATGGGGCGGAGTATTCTGATGCGGGGTGAACATGCCACGACGACCGATCTGGTGAATCAGGTGCATAAAAATGATCCGCTGACCGTCAAAAAAGGAATGCATCTGGGCATTCCGGTGAATTTTCCGAACTTTGTGCTGAATCCGCTGAGTATGAAGGCGTTTAATTTTGTGTATTACAACAAGACGCGGCCCGGGAAACATGAGCATGTTGTAGATTACAACAGTTTCTTTTATCCGCTCGACGCGATTGCCGACTGGAACCGGATTTACGGCAAACGCGGATTTACACAATACCAGTTTGTGATCCCCAAAGCCGCCGGTCGCGAAGGTATGCGAACCATTCTGAAACGCATTACTGACAGCGGACTCGGGTCGTTCCTTGCCGTGCTCAAACTCTTTGGCGAGCAGGAGAGTTTTATGTCATTTCCCATGGCCGGATACACGCTGGCGCTCGATTTCCCCATTTCGGTAAAAGCGATGAGTCTGTTTAAGGAACTGGATGCGATGGTGGCCGATTACGGGGGGCGGCTTTATCTGGCTAAAGATTCGCGGATGGACGCGGAAATGTTTGAAAAAACCTATCCCAATGCTGATGAGTTCCGCCAGGCGATTGCCCTGCTGAACGAAGGCGGAACCAGATTCGCCTCGCTGCAGTCCAAACGGATCGGAATTACAGGATAG